The Lates calcarifer isolate ASB-BC8 linkage group LG11, TLL_Latcal_v3, whole genome shotgun sequence genomic sequence GCCCCTCAGAATCAAATCAGATCGTTAAGACTTGAATTCCTGATGTAGCAGTTGGTTTGGTAATTTGCTGGTGGTGTAGATGATTATTGGTCCATACAGTCACTGTATGTATGTTGTAATACACGGTATCCTGGTTTTAATTCGTTTTCTATGAAACAGCTCCAAgatttttctgcagtttatcTAATCTCTACTGTATTTCTGCCACAGTAACAGACCGGTTGATCATATGAAAACATGGCTGTACAATATTATAATGTGACATTACATTTTTGGTGAATTTTCCCTTTAAGTTCCTTCCACCTTGACCTAAAATAGAATACATCcaattcacacacagacaaactgcgAAAGACATGCATACAGGGTTATATTCCTCCCCTGCAGCCTGAGAAGAGTCAGACAGAGACTATTTGATGAGTCTCTGAAAGCGTGTCACATTTTTTTGGGATTGTCCATctgaacataaatacacatatgAATACATCAATTCTGTGGTTCAGCACGTGCGCAGACCTGTGTATCGAACCGGTGATGTCACTGAGAGAAATAACCTACCTGTGCTCCataaaagacacatttcatTGACCCTTACAACTTCTGTGCAAGTCCTCAAAcccaaatgaaattaaaacctAGGTTTAGACACATTAGCGATGTCAGTATGTGAACCTCCTCTTGGTCTAACAGCTAAACTCAGCATTTCACTCACTGTTTGATTGAGCAGCTGAGGATGTTTGTTCCAGGAGGAGAATCACACATTTATTAGGAAGTTGTGATGCAGGTTTGGAACCCTTTGATGACTGCTGGGGAACAGAAATAATATGCACAGACTCAGTAAAAACCCTTGAAATCCTTCAACTTTGTGGAAGTGAAATACTAAATCACTGGAGCATCACTTTAAgtcattaattaatttaacttAACAAAACATTCTGTGAGAAAAGAAactcaaaaatatgtttgacCACATATCAGTAGTCAAAACTAGTTTAAGAGTATATCAGAGCAGATTTGAATTAGTTCTTGTTGCTAACTGTAGATGTGCTTGGTGGCTCAGAGAGAAGGTCAGCTCTGTACTTTGGTCTTCTGTCTGTAAATAGTTGACACACTCCGCCTGCCCAGCTCACCTTTTATCAGTCACTGTCCTGCAGAGGTGGCGTCTTCCTGACCAATAATACGTGAGCACAGGTTTGGCATGGACAGACTTTATTTTAAACCAGGAGATATTTTTGCTCTTGGTGtttaaaaacataacatgaaAGAAAGCTaatgtagatttttttcttgtttgttaatGCAGTGAAAGGTCATTAAAATGTGTGATAGAAAATAATAATGGGAATTAATACATCTTGCAGCACCTTTCTTGAAGGCGTCCCAAGATGTCATAGCATCTTCTTAGGTAGCTACTGGCATACACACTACTCAAATTGTTACATGCTTTCCTGAGCACCTCTTCTTTGTGATTTCAGCAGGTCCTAATGTTCTTCCTGTATTTCGGGTGTACTTACAGCTGTTTTTAGAGCTGCCTACCTGGCACCAGATCACCTAAGATGTATTTTGTTaatagtggaaaaaaagagatggttTACCATGTTTTAGGCTTTCTCCTCAGCTTGAACACTGTCTGTTCATTTCCTCTCCATCAGGCCTGGCTGGATCACCATTCTCGTTCTCTGGGACTGTTCATTGATGGCAAGTTTGTCCgtccagcagacagacagacgcgCTCCCTGGCTGATTCTAAAGGTAAAAGCAGCCTGAATTTGCAGTGCATAGAAAGCCAGTGATTTGGGCCATTTGTTAGAGAATGTTGTTACAGTATTGTAGATGGTAGATAATCCAAATACTTTGACTCTTTTAAACCCAGCAAATGCAGAATGCTAACATAACCTAGATATGATGATATAATGTGACATATCACGACAATTAATATGCATGCTTGCTATTTTAATTGCTGTTGCACACAGTCAAGAACACTTAAATAACAAGTTACTCACTCAGCCTATTTCTGAACATGCTTGCTAGTGCCTGAGAGgtataaagaaaaataagattACCTGCATCAGCCTGGTGTTAGAGAAGACTCGTGCTTAAATTGACTACATGCAGCCTATTTTACCTCTCCGCTCTCCAGGTGGTAATGTGTGCAGCACTGTGTGTGCCGTTGAGGACGATGTTTCCCAGTGTGCCTCCTCAGCTGTTAATGGCTACAAAGCCTGGAGTGGGATGACCTGCTATAACAGGGCTAAAGTGCTGCTCAGGTCAGACACACTCAGCACAGACTGTTCTACTGTAGAGATTAAAAGATCCTCCCAGtgttttttgcatgttttagcctCTCTAACGATGTGTGTTTGCCTGTCCATCAATAACAGGTTGGTGAGCATTCTTGGGCAGCATAGTAAGTGTTTCGCAGAGCTGTGTGACCTATGTCAGGCCTCCTGCTCGCCCTCCACCTTGGTCAGACTGCTGCAGTACTACAGCAGCTGGGCTCAGCTCAGAGACACTCTCATCACTAACTGGACACCACTGGGTGAGGGACTGGGTGTTTGTTTACATAGAAgcatttagatttagatttcaTTTTTGATGGAGGGGTTTTTTGTTGCAGGGATTTAACTTTGTTTGGCTTTCCTTCTTTTCCAGGTGTGGTGGCAGTAGTCGTCTCAGATGACTGCTCGCTCTATTCCCTTATGCTTAAAGTCCTGCCAGCACTGGCTATGGGTAAGAAATATACccacattatattttttttttttcttgattcataaattaattatttggtctataaagcaataaaacaccACAAGACAGTAAAAAATTGCCATCATTGTTTCCTAGAGCCCATGTTTATGCCATCAGATGTCTTGCTTTGCTTGACCAACATTTCAAAGGCCAAAGATAtttcatttgagaagctgaaaccataAAATATTGCCTAAAGATGTTTAACTGGTTATCAAAGTAGATGCACATTacttttctgttgatcaactgtAATCGATAAATTGTTGCATCTGTAATAAAactcatatttttgtttgtttgaactgtTGTAAGTGGTGTTTTGAGTAActgcctccttcctcctcccagGCAACTCTGTCATCATTGTCCCTGGTCGGACCACCGCCCCTCCAGCGCTCCTGTTGGCACAGCTTTTTACAAGCGCAGGACTTGCTGCTGGGGCTCTTAATGTCTTAACAGGAAGTGATATGTTGCTAGGTGCCAAAGTGGCCCAGAACCAGAGCATCAGCTATGTCACATACAGTGGCAAtaagcaggtgtgtgtgagagaaactTGGAGTTACCCACCTATACATGTGTTATGATATTTCCAAACTGGTGCTTAATGTCACCAAAACTTCCTAAATCAATACGACAATGCTTCTCTTTCAGGATGGGGTAATGCTGTGTAAGGCCACGGCAGGGATGGGCGTTCCCATCTCTATATCCCCCTGCATCGGTGCCACATGTCCCTTCATCATTTTTGAGTCAGCTGACCTTGACAGCGCTGTAGATGGAGTGATAGAAACTGCCttcaaaaagaagaaagaggtgATTCATATGAAAAATATCCTCATGTCATCACATCAGACCACATCCTGCAGGCTCTTTAACaatcctctcttcctcttacCTCTCCAGGTCCACTGGGTGTTGTGCGTGCAAGAGAGTGTGTTGGACAGTGTTGTGAGTCGTCTCAGGCTGCGTATGGCAGGGGTGAAGTGTGTTGGCCTGCACAGTGATGCAGACAGGGCCCAGGTGGACATGGATATACAGGAGGCTCAGCAGCAGGGTGCCACGGTTAGTCAGAAAAACGCTGAGAAACACTGTACAGTGACTTTCAAGATGAGTGACTGTTACTTAGATGATGCAAATTAAccagatttaaatgttttatgctTAAAATATGGTCTTAAACATATGGATGGAATCATAACCAGTAGCTGCTAACACCACATGAGTTgcaacctttttatttttttgttttttttagctacGTCCTTAATaaacattgatttatttttagtttgtttaatactaaaaaacataatttttctgtctctactCAGTTGATTCAGTCCTGCGCTGCCCCATCTTCAGGTGCCCTGTACCCTCCCACAGTGCTCTGTGGGGCCGCCCCCTCCTCTCCATTTGTAGTCAGCCCATCTCCTGGACCTCTGCTGCCTCTCATGACCTTCAGGAGCAACACAGAAGCAGTGGCCCTGGGTAAGGAGGCCTCCGTGGATGCAGATGCGAGAGTGAACAGCAGTCTCTCTGTTCAGTAAACAACAGAGAGGAATATTGcattacattattttgttttagcaGTGAATTTCTGCTTGAACCACAGTAATGGTCTTTGTTCTACAAAGGGAACCACAGTCCTCATGGCCTGGCAGCCTCCATCTGGACTGAAGACCTCACCCTGGCTCTGGAGACAGCAAAGAggtacacacagtcacacactcataAGTCTTCCTACTcaatcactttttctttttcacatgtaaacctttattttgataaatctctccagttttttttcttggacTTCTCCATTAAGGGTCTAATTTTATCCACTGATGTTTTATTCTTCTTCCTCACTCCCCAGTCTGTCGGTTGGCTCAGTGTGGGTAAATTCCCACTCTGTGTCCGACCCTTGTCTGCCTGCCTCTGGTCACAAAGACAGCGGCAGCTGCACCGATGGAGGACAGGAGGTGGGTTCAGTAGTTTCTCAAGCAGTTAACACTTTGACAGGAGACATCTTTGGGGGCCTAAAACTGACTGAGATGTAGTAAAGGACTTATTTCTATGATCTTTGATAAAGACCATAAAGGCCATGCActtaaagatgaaaatgatgGGACGCAGCATTAGCTACCTAATTTTGTAAGCATTAGCTTGTTGGTTAAAATGCTCTAGCTTGCTGTTAAAAGAGTTTATAGTGAAGCTACAGCAGAATGCAGCACAGGGACACAAAGAAACTAAGCAATCGAGGCAGagatattccagcagctccagtgttctgcgaggtcaaaggtcagaatACTTGTAATTTCAGTGTCACACAGTCTGAAAACTCTGAGTGTtttacacacagttttctgCTTTGTATCTAAACACAGATATTCACCTTTTCACAATTTGTCCACAGATTTTATTCACACAGTCTCTCTTGTttttacaaacacaaatcaaataTGTGTACAAACTTGAATTTCTCATGCAGATTAATTGTACAGGTTTTGCAGAGTTTGATTTactatggattttttttattaactttaCTCACAAGTTTAAAATCTTTTTGACCCTAATTTGAGCCCATAgattaattacatttatattgatATTAACCAGTGGTGTATTCATTGTATACTCtatatgtttaaatgtgtgccAAGACTAAGACCAAAATAAAACTATGGACATTCTAAATAAAATGAGCTATTGATATTGAggtaatatttttttaaaaatgtaacacagatgagtgttgtgctgtgtgttcaCCTCCTGTCTGCTTCCTGCCAGGGTCTGTACCAGTTTCTACGCCCGtcctgttcttcctctcctcctcttcctcgctcCTCCCCTGTCTCTTTGGACTACACAAAGTTTGGAACAGCAGCATCCCCAGCTATCATTCCTGATGATTCTGATGCTTCCAGGTGGGTTTGTACTGCTCTCTTTACCTCAAGGCATGTTCATAAGGTGTCAAAAGGCACAACAGCTGCACACATAAGCACATCATAAATATATGGTAACTGTCAGCATAATGTAATGGAGGCTGCTTTCGTCAGTTAGTATGAAACTTGTTGATTCTGACTTGAATCTGATTTGTTGGGTGCATATCTGTCTGACATGCACCactctctttccccctcctctcccctcagtGCCCCTAAGTCCTACCTGCAGTTTGTTGGGGGCAAGGCATGTAAATCTGAGTCTGGCTGCAGTGTAGCTGTGCAGCCACCAGGAGGCGGCAGTGTGTTAGCCTATTGTCCAGATGGAGGCCGGAAAGACGTCCGTAATGCTGTGGAGGCAGCTATCAAAGTCCAGCCTGGGTGAGGGAGAAAatccagcaaacacacacagacaacaacacacacatgctagcAAGCTGGGATGTCAGTGTCCAACTAAAAAGCAGAAATGCATATTGTGCTTGCAAACTCACAAAAGCAGAGGACAAATTTACCTTTTCCAGAAAGGGGGGCTGACAAACTTTCAACCAAAATCACACAGCCTCAGTTAAAAAAGAACCCAAATTAGAATGGGGAAAGAGTCAATAAGTTAACACTACTAAATACTATTCAGGGTAGTTCCCTCACTCATCATTTACAGTGTATAGATATCCTTAACTCATAATTGGTTAATGTGTTTATTCAGCTGTCATTGAATGGAGGCAAAACACACTTGGCAACAATTGAAGCTTAAATGCTAAATATATAGATGAGAATGTAACTGAGAAGGTTTTTAGATGTCTATTTTACATATTAATATTTGTTCAACAGTGTTCAGTGattatatttcagtgtgttgtaaatgtgcatgaactgagagagagacattatAATGAAGAAGAACTAGAAGGACTCTAGTCGCGTATCTCTCTGCAAATTAATGAGCTTCACTATCAACTGCAACAGTAAGGAAATCAAACAGTGTTTCAGACAGATAACTTTGACTCTGGTTCAGTAACTGACCCTGGATTAAAGTGATCTCTGTTTCCCCTCATCTCAGGGTTAACAGTTTTCACTGAAGCTGTTTTATGGAACGAAGTTTTGTATCACAGTATTTATTCAAGGATATTTTGATCATAAACCCGACTGATATTTGAGTTTCTGCTGAAACTTGACTGTGTattcattcagtcagttgtttCACTACAGAGCAAATTACATCTTCAGTTCTTTTAATACTCTCCTAACATGTCAGTGACCATAACAAAAAGATTATATTATAATCTAAAATTCTGCTTTAGTTGCACAGTTTAATCCTGTTTGATGTTTTCCAGATAGAGGCCActagtgtgttgtgtgttgtgcagtTGTGCAATTTGGCCCAGGATGAAACACGCAGTCTCAGTCTCCTAGTTAAAATATATCTACTTTTGATGCCAAACCTCAAACCTGCTGATTTCAGCCAAAAATCAGTGGTGAACTTTCACCCCTTCACAGTAGATTTATTCAGGCTTTCAGACTTTAACAAGGACTCACATGTGGGAAGGTATTTCACAATCCAGtgggctgtttgtgtttataacCAGTCAAAGTCCAAATCAACACAGTATATCAACAAAGTACACAGGTATCAAACACTGTTGATACCAACAGTACCTTGTTGATACTGATCTACTTTGAAATCTACAAAACTACACAGCTCTTCTTGTCAGCACATGGAGGTCATAAAAGTACAGCAGATGCCAGTCAAGGCAGAAGGCAGTTTTTCCTCACCACTGTCgcccagtgctgctcatggtgggatctgttgggtctctgtcTGTAAATACCGATTttacggtctagacctgctctatatgaaaagtgccttgagatgactttttttgtgatatggcgctatataaataaaactgaattgaattgaatgctCACACAGATGTTTCACGTGTTCCCCAAGGTTTATTCATGAATTTCTTCTACATTCTTCCCCTCCTCTAGCTGGATGAAAAAAAGTCCATCTGCACGTGCCCAGTCTCTCTACTCTCTGGCCAAGGGCCTGGAGGCGAAGAGGCGGGATATAGCCGTGTCAATCAACATCCAGACTGGTCTGTCGATGGATGAGGCTGAGAAGGAGGTAGACCTCAGCTTTGCAAGGCTCAGTGACTGGGCTGCTTACTGTGACAAAGTGCAAGGTGGAACTCTGGTGAGGCCTTTTATATACACCTacatatctatatctatatgtgtgtgtgtgtgtatatatatacatatatatatatatatatgtctaatattttttatgtacaaaatttctaaaaaaaacCTGTGTTGAAGACTTAGATTCATAATACCCATAATACCCTGAGCAAATGTTTCCATCTCCTTCAGCCCATACCACAGTCTGGCTCTGCTCTCTCCTTCCCTGAAGCCCTGGGTGTCGTGGGGATTGTCCTCCCAGAAAAGAACCCTATCCTCTCCATGGTAACGCTCCTTGGGGCAGCCATCGCCACTGGCAACGCTGTCATCATGGTCCCCAGTCAGAAGTATCCACTGCCAGCCTTGGCATTCATTCAGGTAAGTGTTAAGACGTTCAATGTGCTACGCAGCAAGTTGGttcagggaggaggagagcatcTGTATTTTTCGGGCCTAATGTTAATgtatatttacactgaaaacacctgtATACACCTATTAATGTATCTGTGATTTCATCTTAACAGTCCATTTCCCTCCTTTAGGTGCTCCAGTCATCAGACCTGCCAGCAGGTTTGGTAAATATCATTTCAGGAGGTAGGGACCATCTTACAGCGGCTCTGGCTAATCACAGTGTCATCAAGGCCATCTGGTACTGGGGCAGTGCTGAGGTGAGGCCTACACACCAACAGCATACACCAGTGTTCAGATTTTGTGAGGAAATGGGGAGGGCACAGGTGAAATGAATAATACGGAAGagactgaaaaacaatatttaattcTTATCATCTGCCCTACCACGTGTCatcctttcctctcctgctctctgatcTCCTGCCATAGGGCTGTCAGTACCTCCAGTACACCTGCACCAGCCCTCTGAAAACCCTGCACCTCTTCTGCCAAAAGAATGAGGAGGACAAAGATGGCGGGAGGGACTGGACTCAGTCTCATCCCTCACTGCTGGAGGAAATGTGGAGGAACGCCGTCCAGTGGAAGAGTGTGTGGATTCCCACTGCGtagaagacagagggagggagagttcCAGATATCCACTGTTTGAACAGCAGACCGTAGAGTTTAACTGTGACCTGTAGGGTGTAGATAGAAACAGAACAATCAAATACTAACTGATCATGAAAATCAGAAGATGTCTACGAAATTTAAAGTGAACAGACAACAAATGCTCCCAGTAACCAAGCCTGACCCTCCTTAGATacatttgctgaaaaaaaaaatatatatatatattactagCATATATATTGAATATATTAACATTTGAGTTTGAGAATATGGTGGGAGGGCACCACAGAGTCTAGGGTGAATTTTGGAATTTACAACAACCATGAAACACTTGATGTAGATAGGAGATTTTAAAAAGACCACACCAAAACTTAAAAATACTTCAATTGATAAAGGTCACATGTTAGTAATATTGCTGACATATAAGATGATTGTTGTGTTGTGAAGGAATGCGTTCATTACTTTTATATATCTCCTTGTAATCTATACACAGAACCACATCTTATTTTCAGTTGCAGAAACATTTGAGAAAAAACTACAAGAGTATTTCAGTGAAATGTAATGGTATTGcatcttcagtgtttttaatagtaTGGATGACAATGAAGGACAACAATGGCTACACAGATAATACTAACCAGTAGGATCAGTTCATTATTGGTTTGCTTCATGTGATGACCTGATGTCTTTCTACCTCTAACTTTGCTTAAGTAAGTATCCTTACTCTCAGGTCAGTGTTTGTCTTCCCCTTTCTCAGTCTGCAACTTGAAACCTCATCTGCCTTACaattctgtctgactgaacaAAGATTAATCAATCCTCTTTCAACTCAATCCAAATATGATGATGTACTGTACTGAATGTCTTTATTACTGTACAATAATACTGCCTTTAGCCATGGAAGTACACTTAATATTCTGTGGTGCAAACATTCCTGTTGAAATTCAGTTCGTCTCCATGTCCAAGTTCacattataaaaaacaaaacacgaGTGTTACTGTCACTGTCTAAAAGC encodes the following:
- the aldh16a1 gene encoding aldehyde dehydrogenase family 16 member A1 encodes the protein MAGSATKTVHDIFQSMEYGPAATSSTATAQAWLDHHSRSLGLFIDGKFVRPADRQTRSLADSKGGNVCSTVCAVEDDVSQCASSAVNGYKAWSGMTCYNRAKVLLRLVSILGQHSKCFAELCDLCQASCSPSTLVRLLQYYSSWAQLRDTLITNWTPLGVVAVVVSDDCSLYSLMLKVLPALAMGNSVIIVPGRTTAPPALLLAQLFTSAGLAAGALNVLTGSDMLLGAKVAQNQSISYVTYSGNKQDGVMLCKATAGMGVPISISPCIGATCPFIIFESADLDSAVDGVIETAFKKKKEVHWVLCVQESVLDSVVSRLRLRMAGVKCVGLHSDADRAQVDMDIQEAQQQGATLIQSCAAPSSGALYPPTVLCGAAPSSPFVVSPSPGPLLPLMTFRSNTEAVALGNHSPHGLAASIWTEDLTLALETAKSLSVGSVWVNSHSVSDPCLPASGHKDSGSCTDGGQEGLYQFLRPSCSSSPPLPRSSPVSLDYTKFGTAASPAIIPDDSDASSAPKSYLQFVGGKACKSESGCSVAVQPPGGGSVLAYCPDGGRKDVRNAVEAAIKVQPGWMKKSPSARAQSLYSLAKGLEAKRRDIAVSINIQTGLSMDEAEKEVDLSFARLSDWAAYCDKVQGGTLPIPQSGSALSFPEALGVVGIVLPEKNPILSMVTLLGAAIATGNAVIMVPSQKYPLPALAFIQVLQSSDLPAGLVNIISGGRDHLTAALANHSVIKAIWYWGSAEGCQYLQYTCTSPLKTLHLFCQKNEEDKDGGRDWTQSHPSLLEEMWRNAVQWKSVWIPTA